Genomic segment of Acaryochloris thomasi RCC1774:
CCGTTCATGGCACCAGCAAAGGCAACCCGTCTATTGTAGGAGCCTTTGCTAATCCTGAATGAAGAATGAGTATGATTAGCGGTCTACAGAACCCATAATCACATCAATGCTGCCGAGAATAGCAACAATATCGGCCACCTTCATTCCCTTCAGCAACTCTGGCAATATCTGCAAATTGTTGAAGTCAGGAGCGCGAATTTTCCAGCGCCAAGGGAAGACATTCTCGTCGCCAATCAGATAAATACCCAGCTCGCCCTTGCCAGTCTCGACTCTTGCATACAGCTCACCTTCCGGGATTTTGAAGGTTGGGGCCGACTTCTTGCCGAGGAACTTATAGTCAAACTCATTCCACTTTGACTTCTTGCCCTCCAGCATGCGGTTGGCTTCTAGGTTCTCATACGGACCACCCGGCAGATGCTCAAGCGCCTGCTTAATGATCTTGACTGACTCGCGCATTTCTCGAATGCGAAGGTAGTAGCGCGCTAAGCAATCGCCTCCTGTCTCCCATTGGACTTCCCAGTCGAAGTCGTTATAGCACTCGTAACTATCAACGCGGCGCAAATCCCAGTTGACGCCGGACCCGCGCAGCATTGGCCCTGAAAGGCCCCAATTGATGGCATCTTCACGGCTAATGTAGCCGATGCCCTCTAAGCGACGTTGAAAGATAGGGTTGTTGGTGATTAATTTCTCGTATTCATCAACCTTGGGCAAGAAGTAATCACAGAAGTCGATGCATTTCGAGACCCAGCCGTAGGTGAGGTCCGCCGCGACGCCTCCCATTCTGAAATAGTTATTGTTGATGAACCGCATCCCGGTGGCGGCTTCAAATAAGTCGTAAATCATCTCCCGCTCTCGGAAGATATAGAAGAAGGGGGTTTGTGCGCCTACATCCGCCAAGAATGGCCCCAGCCATAGCAGGTGATTGGCAATCCGGTTCAGCTCCAGCATGATCACCCGGATGTAGCTGGCCCGCTTCGGCACTTTGATGTCAGCTAATTTCTCAGGGGCGTTGACTGTCACTGCTTCGTTGAACATCCCTGCGGCGTAGTCCCAACGACTGACGTAGGGGACAAACATGATGTTGGTCCGGTTCTCGGCAATCTTTTCCATGCCGCGATGGAGGTACCCAATTACGGGTTCACAATCCACTACGTTCTCGCCATCGAGGGTAACCATGAGGCGCAGCACGCCGTGCATTGAGGGGTGGTGCGGACCCATGTTAAGCACCATGGGCTCGGTGCGAGTTTCAATGGTTGGCATAGGTTGAGAACGTTCCTTCTAGCGGCAGGGCGCAATCCCAGTGGAGTGACCTGTCTACATGGTACAGATCTCTTCGGCTGGAATCTAGGTCAAAGTCTGAATTTCAGCTTCTACAATGGCAGAGATCTGGCTCTGCGGTTGCACCCTTATGAAAACTAATTCCGTTTCTTCACCGTATCTCTGGCAACTTGATCAGGAGATAGGGAGCGCCGCGTTTCTGCATCGGGTGCATGATGCAAAGGGCATTGGATCTGGTGGAGGTGCTGAGGGTAAAGGGGACAGCGGTAATCGCGTTGGGGGATTCCATACCCGTCAAATCGCGACCTCCGAAAAGTTGATCCCACGATAGATTGGTTCAATAGGGAAACTTAGGTTAACTGATTGTAAATCTACTACCTCTCCACCGCGATAATTGATAATCTCCCACCGTCCATCACGATCTTTGCGGTAAAGATCGACCGCGATTTCCTGAGAACTCACCAATACATAATCTTGCAACTGTGGATTCTGGCGATAGCGAAAGAACTTTTTCCCTCGGTCGTAAGCCTCTGTACTGTCAGATAAAACTTCAACAATCAGACAGGGGTAGGTGATGTATTGAATCGTGTTTTCATCTCTTTGATCGCAACTCACACTTGCATCAGGATAGGTGTAATCATTCGTTTCGAAAATATTAACCCTACAATCAGAGTTGAATGCTCGAAAACCGCCATCGGGCAAGTGATTATCCAATAAAGCTGCGACCTTTAAGGCAATTCGACTATGGTTCTGAGTGCCCCCACTCATGGCATAAACTTCGCCATTGATATACTCATGGCGACACAACTGCTGCTCTTCCCAAGCAAAATACTCAGTCGGTGTTAACTGGGGTGAGAGTCCTTGCACTGCAATCATTTTATGACCTCCAAAGGGCTTTGAAGTCCTTGGCCATCTATTAGTTTGAGCCGTGGAACTTGTCGTATTTTCGCTAACTTTGCCGTTGCCTCAAGACGTTTCACCCCAAACCATTTGACCTGATTGCCAACATTCAAAAGCTCTGAATGCTCTGCCTCAGTCAAAGCTTCGTTATCTCGCTTGTCTGTCAAGACTGCATCTCGATCGTGAAATGCCGGTGGAATGGGCCGATCTATCTCTTGGAGCAGGGTGGTTTTTCCGAGGTCGATACGGACGCGCGGCGACGTGCTCGTACAAATAAGGCCCGATTTAATCGGCTATTGAGGTCAGGTTCACTTAAATCATCGACTGCCTTGAGGAGTTCATCTACGCTCATCGGAGACCTCGCCTACTTACACGGTCATATCCTAACCCTTCTGCTGCTTGGTCATTGTGGTACACAGCTCGAAGAGTTTTTCGAGGCACTTAGTGTCGTTTTTGACGCGGCGACCAATATAGATACACTCTCGGGTTTTGTCGTTGGGATCGTCGGCTTCGCGCAATTTGTCGGGATCGTAGAGATCTACTGTTCTGTATACGACCACCACTCTTCTTCAAAAGAATACGGCTCTCCATCCCAAGTGCCCTCTTCTCGATAAAGCCACCCGGTCTCCTTAAGCAGAGCTGGCACAGAGAAGTCAAGCCTGTCACTTAACATTCGCCCCTCAATCATGGTCAGGGCTACACCGTTTTGATTTCTGTCATAGAAGTTTGTTCTCTGTTGTTCATTGCGAAAGACCAATAGATCACTCCCAAACATTTCTGGAAAACTCAGGTTAGCTTCGACTATATGGTCTGAACTTGCCACTGGCTTTGCACGTAGGATGCTTTCTGCTGCTTTGAGCATGGCACCAGCAGCATGCCGCTGTATTGCACGACTTGTAGTTGGCGGATTGACCAGACGATCAAGCACTGCAATTCTGCAGTGCCAACATCGCTCAGAACTAACATCTTCTGGGAAATACTCCGCAAAGGAGTTCGACCACCTGTCCAACGCACGCAAACGCCTTCTGACACCTCTCAGTTTTTCGTACGGTCTAGCGAAACTTCTTTGTCTCATCGTTTGATAACTCTCCGAAAGTTTTCCCAGAAGTGGCAAGGAGTCTCCAACATCATTTAATGTTCTGGGGTCGAGTATAAATTTTGCTAGAGGGTCTCCCTATTCGTGCTTGATGTGAATCTGCTGCGCTCAACAGCCGCAGTTTTGATCTTCGCTGCTACCCTTGACTACCTCCTTGGTGATCCTTGGGGGTGGCCGCATCCTGTTCAGAGCATGGGCTGGATCATTCAACGCTACACCCAAACGGCATTACGTTCCTTTATCCGGCCCTGGCAGCTTAGAGCCGCAGGTATGTGGCTGGGCTTGATTTTAATTGGGGGTACAGGGTTCTTGAGCTGGTGGTTTCTGGTTTGGGTGCAAACATGGTCTTGGGCCTTGGGGCTGCTCCTTGAAATTGTTCTGTTGGCAAGCTGTTTTGCTGGCCGAAGCCTACGACATGCCGCAGAAGACGTTCTCGCCCCACTCGCTGACGATGATTTGCTGGAGGCGAGATCGCATCTCAGAAACTACGTTGGACGCGACACCGATCAGCTTTCTAGAGAAGATATCCTCAGGGCTGTCTTGGAAACTGTTACTGAGAACGCCACCGACGGCGTCATGGCCCCGCTGTTCTATGCAATCCTAGGCAGCTTTATTCCGGGAGTGGGGCCCGTTCCTTTGGCCCTTGCCTACAAGGCAGCTAGCACCCTTGATTCAATGGTGGGCTACCGAGAAGCGCCCTACACGCACCTCGGATGGTTCAGCGCTCGCCTTGAAGATGGACTCACCTGGATCCCTTGTCGCCTAGCGGTGCTGACGCTGGGCATTCTGTCTGGAAAGCTGCTCAGGGTTCTGCAGCTATGTCGGCGAGATGCCTCTAAAGATCCCAGCCCCAATGCAGGGTGGAGCGAATGTGCCTATGCCGCCGTTCTAGACGTGCGTCTGGGAGGGGCCAATTGGTACCGGGGTGTTCTTAAAAAGAAACCTTTTCTCGGCGATCCGCTTCAACCGATTACGAGTGTTCAAATCAATTTAGCGCTCCGGTTGATGCGTAACAGTTTTTTGCTATGGCTAAGCCTCGCTCTAATATTGGACTTAATAGTGTAGACGGGGCGTCCGTGGTCAATATGTCAGACATTGTTGAAATTCTGAATCCTGACGAGCTAAGACGAACGGTGCGGCGTTTAGCGTCTGAAGTCGTAGAGCGCTCCAGTTCTCTCGATTCTCTGGTGCTGTTAGGGATTCATACGCGGGGGGTGCCGCTGGCAGATGCGATCGCAACTCAAATCGAGCAGCTAGAGCAGATCCAAGTGCCGGTCGGGAGTCTCGACATTACCTTCTATCGGGACGATCTCAATCAGATTGCAGTCCGCACGCCAGCGCGAACGAAACTCCCGACCGATTTATCAGACAAAACAGTCATCCTCATCGATGACGTTATCTACAGCGGTCGAACCATTCGAGCAGCCCTCAACGCCCTTAATGATTACGGTCGGCCTCCCCTAGTGCAGCTTCTCGTATTGATTGATCGGGGCCACCGAGAACTGCCGATTCACCCAGACTTTGTTGGCAAGGTTTTACCCACTGCCCGTGGAGAGCAAGTAAAGGTTTTTCTGCGAGGGATTGACGAACAGGATGGTGTTCAGCTCGTCACTCGTTCTGCGACCTAAATGCCACTGCTGACCAGAATTTGAAAAAAATTTGCTGAATGTGTTCGATCTCCCCAACCCAATGGGCACCCTTGGGCTATGCACAGATTAAGGACAGCTCAATAGCTCTCTAGAGGTCTTCCTCCAAAGAGCCATTGTGTCAGAAATATCTCTGTGTTCCCCAAATAACGAGATCTCCCCTGGCCTTACCGCCGGGGGTTTCTATTACTCTAACTGCCTTGCACCGGCATCATCCTGGGTACTTCTACGGATTCTGAACAAGAATTAAGCCCATCGTGACTCACAATGGAGAGTGACCTATTGTTGCGATCGCATCTATGAGCCAGCCGTCAGCCTCATCTCGCCCCGCAGGTGAAGCCATACCCCATACATTTGATGCGACCGACTTCGTCAAAGTGAGAGGCACCACTGACGGTCAACAGGTCTTTCTCGTTTGGCAGGGCGAGATTTACGGCATGCTGCCCGCAGAGCGAAAGCGCCATCTCTTTAGCATCGTTGGTATGAGCGTGGCCCGCTGCCTGCCCCACGCTGAGAAGGGCTGGGATTTCATCTCCCGAGAACTCACCTTTTACCTCGATCCGACCACACAAGAAATCTTGCATCAATGGCATAACCCCTGGACCCAAGAACCGGTGACCGTGATGCACGTTGCTAATAACCCTGTCCAGGGCCACTTTTCTGGGCAGTTCCCCGCTAAAATTACCGGAGATCAAACCACCTTCCAATTTGACCTGTTCCCCCAATACCCCAATCCTCTAGCAGAGGATCCAGCGCTAGCCCCCTATAGTCCCCAGTCGATTTATCAAGCCGCAGAACTCTTCAAGCTTGTCGTCCCGACCGCAGACTTGCTGGGACCCGAACAATCCACGGTCTCACACCTGACCCTCGCTTGGGATCGCATTGGCCCCTGGCTGCCTTGGATGAATATGGGCAAACACCCCGGTCAGATGATCTACAGCGCCACCGGACAGAAGGTAAACGGTTTCACCGATCTACCCAAGCTGCTGCAAGAGCAAATCAACCAGCGAGTTCCTGTTTATCGGAATGCACCAGCCACCAAAATGCAGCAGACCGACATGACCTCCTGGTCCTACTTCAAGCAGCACTTCCAGAATTACCTAGCCGGAGATACTTTCCCTATCAAGCAAGTTGATGAGGGCAAAGACTGAAGATTTTGATTGCGAGAGACAATGCGTAAAAGCCTGATTGGCTTTACTTCACAGCACCTTACCTGACGCGAGTTCGGGAACCCGTACAGCCCTAGCCATTGAATTGAACCAATCAACTCAGATAAATTAGCACTCGGGAGTTGAGAGTGCTAAATTCCTAAACCTAGTAATTTTGGAGAATTCTTTATGGCAGCCATATCATTAAGCGTTTCTACAGTGAAGCCCTTGGGTGATCGCGTTTTTGTCAAGGTCAGTGCATCTGAAGAAAAAACGGTTGGTGGTATTTTGTTGCCCGATGCGGCACAAGAGAAGCCCCAAGTTGGCGAAATTTCTGCAGTTGGCCCCGGTAAGCGCAACGATGACGGTTCTCGTCAGGCGCTAGACATCAGCGTTGGCGACAAGGTGCTTTATTCCAAGTACGCAGGTACTGACATCAAGCTAGGCGGCGAAGAGTACGTCCTGCTTTCTGAGAAAGATATCCTCGCAATTGTCAATTAAGCTGACCCCCAATCTCTGCCGGAGCGTCTGACGTTCCGGGCTTTTTATTGATTTATCCACCGCATATTGAGGTTTGAGCTGAAATGGCTAAACGTATTATTTACAACGAGAACGCACGTCGTGCGCTCGAAAAAGGCATGGACACCCTCGCTGAGTCCGTTGCTGTTACCTTGGGTCCTAAGGGTCGCAATGTCGTCCTAGAGAAGAAATTTGGTGCGCCCCAAATCGTGAATGATGGGGTCACCATTGCCAAAGAAATTGAACTCGAAGATCACATCGAGAATACAGGCGTTGCTCTGATTCGTCAGGCCGCTTCTAAGACTAATGACGCGGCTGGTGACGGCACCACGACTGCCACCGTTCTCGCTCACGCAATGGTCAAAGAAGGTCTGCGGAACGTCGCGGCTGGTGCAAATGCTATTGCCCTTAAGCGCGGCATTGACAAAGCCACAGCTTACTTAGTCGAGCAGATTGCAAGTCATGCGCGTCCAGTGGAAGATTCCACTGCGATTGCTCAGGTGGGCACCATCTCTGCCGGAAACGATCCAGAAGTGGGTCAGATGATTTCCAGTGCCATGGACAAGGTCGGCAAAGAGGGTGTTATCTCTCTTGAAGAAGGCAAGTCCATGTCCACTGAGCTAGAGATTACTGAAGGGATGCGCTTTGACAAAGGCTACATCTCTCCGTACTTCTCCACCGATATGGAACGGATGGAAGCGGTTCTAGATGAGCCCCACATTCTGATTACTGATAAAAAGATCAATCTGGTTCAGGATCTTGTGCCTGTTCTGGAGCAGGCCGCGCGCTCCGGTAAGCCTCTTTTGATCATTGCTGAAGATATCGAGAAAGAAGCCCTGGCAACGCTAGTGGTTAACCGTCTGCGGGGCATCCTCAACGTTGCCGCTGTTAAAGCGCCTGGATTTGGCGATCGCCGCAAGGCAATGCTTGAAGATCTTGCCGTCCTCACCGGCGGTCAGTTGATCACTGAAGATGCAGGCCTTAAGCTCGACACTGCCAAGCTGGAAATGGCGGGTCAGGCGCGTCGCGTCACAATTACGAAGGACAGCACCACAATTGTTGCTGAAGGCAACGAAGAGGCTGTAAAGGCTCGCTGTGAGCTGATCCGTCGTCAGTCTGACGAAACTGATTCTTCCTATGATAAAGAGAAGCTTCAGGAGCGTCTGGCTAAGTTAGCTGGAGGCGTTGCCGTCATCAAGGTGGGTGCAGCCACTGAAACTGAGATGAAGGATCGCAAGCTTCGTCTTGAAGATGCCATCAACTCCACTAAGGCTGCAGTTGAAGAAGGTATTGTCCCTGGTGGCGGTACAACTTTGGCTCACCTCGCTCCTCAGCTCGCTGATTGGGCGGCCCAGAACCTCAAGGATGAGGCTCTGACTGGTGCGACAATTGTTGAACGGGCTTTGACGGCTCCTTTGAAGCGGATTGCTGAGAATGCGGGCCAGAACGGCGCGGTCATCTCTGAGCGCGTCCGCGAGAAGGACTTCAATGTCGGCTACGATGCTTCTGTTAATGAGTTCGTCGATATGTTCGAAAAGGGCATTGTTGACCCTGCGAAGGTGACTCGCTCTGCACTGCAGAATGCGGCGTCGATTGCGGGCATGGTGTTGACGACTGAGTGCATCATTGTTGATAAGCCTGAAGAGAAAGGTGGCGCTGCTGGTGCTGCTGGTATGGGCGGAGACTTCGATTACTAAGGTCTAAACCAGGCAAAGAAAAGGGCGGTCATTTGACTGCCCTTTTTTATTGGAAATCTATCCACTTTGGCTTGGTAGAGATTTTAATCGGGAATTATAGGTAGAAGAACCTCACAACTGGAGATATTCTGCCTGTCGCCTGCTTCAGTTTGTGGATGCTTGGGCTGTGGTACAGGTGAAGAAGAATATCAAATTAACATGCCAGAGATTCTGAGTAAAAAGCAAAAGTCTCACGCACATCAAAAGAAGAGGTTTGTTAAGCCAGAGATTGACTTCTATCTCTTCGAAGATTGGGGGCACTGGATCTTTTTTGCCTTTAGCCTGATTTTATCTACCATTTTAATTTTCTCCCCATTGAATCTTTGGGGAATAGTTTTACTATTCTTGCTAAGCTTTTCCTCTGTTAATTTACTAGCGATTTTGATGCATGAATTAGGTCATGCTGTTGCAGCTGTAGCTCTTGGATTGAAGGTTTGGAGAGTTTCTCTGGGAGATGGACAGATCCTCTTTGATAAAAGGATTTTTGGTGTTCAATGGATCATTAGAGAAACACCCAGAACTGGATTTGTGGAGGCAAGAATTCCTGATTGTTTATTTCTAAAGATTCGAATAGTTGTATTCGCTTTTGGTGGCTGCTTAGGAAATATATTACTCTGGTTTTTGACCTTGATTGGTTACCAAAATCTGCCAAATTTTCTGTTTGTCTTTTTGGTATCAATATTTATGACGTTGGATATGCTAGGAGCGAATCTATTGCCAAGCAGAGGTTCCGTGAACGGAATGATAGTAGAAAATGATGGCTTGCAGATTATTCAGACAATATTTAAAAATAAATCTGAATTAATTGCAGAAAAAATTTCTAGTCAAATTAGATATGCTTCTGAAAATGCTCAGTACAGATTTAAACAGATTGAAATAGATTTCAAGAAGAGTAACGAGCTGCAAGAATTTATCCATATAACACTCTTGTGGGATTTAATCTTTGAAGAGATAGACTTTCATAAATGCTTGAATTATTGTCAGATGATTTTGAATGAAACGGATATCTCTATTGATCAGCGTAATGAGGCTCTTGATACTTTCGTAACGATTGTTTTGCTGCAAGAAGCTACAGAGTACTTAGAACAAGCTGATCATTATTCTAAAGAGTCTTTGAATAATTTGCCTCATGAATGGACAATCAAAGGCTCTCGAGGAGCAGTATTAGTAGAGAGAGGGCAGATTCAGTCAGGGATAGAGTTGTTGGCCGAAGTTATGGAGCATGAGAAAAATCCTTATGCTCGTGTCATCTCAGCTTCGTACCTTGCCTTGGCCCAGAGCTATCAAGGCTGTTTTCAAGAAGCAAGGGAGTGGCTTGCTGTCGGTCGAGAGATTGATCCCCACTGCAGATTGTTCAATCGTGCAGAGAAGCTGCTTCTCAACGAGGAAAACCTTTTCTCAGAGGGGTAAGCCTAAGCCGCAGGGAGGCAAGCGGCAATTGTTGACACAACAGATTGTCCTAGTGCTTCTAAGTAATACCCACCCTCTAAGCCAAATAAAATTCGGTGGGTAAGCTGCAAACATTCAGATGTCAGAATGCCATAATTTTGGGGCCGAAGATTAATGTTTGCCAACGGATCATCTTGATTGGCATCGTATCCAGCACTCACAATCAGCAAGTCAGGCGAAAACTGAGTCAAAAAAGGCATCACTTGCTTTTTGAACTGCGGCAGATAGTCATCAATTGTGCTTCCGGCTGACATCGGTAGATTCAAGACGTTTTGATGTTGTCCTTGTTCATGAGCAAAGCCTGTACCGGGATAGCAAGGCGATTGGTGAAGCGAGCAGTAAATGATCTGAGGATTTGTCTCGACTAAAGCTTGAGTTCCGTTGCCGTGGTGGACATCCCAGTCGAGGATGGCGACTCGTTCGATGTTGGGTTGTTCTAGTGCGTAGTGTGCTGCAATGGCAGCATTGGAGAATAGACAGAAGCCCATGGCTTGCGATCGCAACGCATGATGCCCCGGTGGTCGAGCCAAAACAAAAGCAGGACTGTTAAGCTCTAGCACTTGATCAACCCCATCCAACCAAGCATTCACCGCCAGCAGAGCCACATCATAGCTCTCAGCAGAGACCACCGTATCTGCATCCCAATGCCCACCCCCGTGCTGTGCTAGCTGCTCAATCCCCTGAACATACTGCCGATCATGAAGTTTATGGATCCAGGGCAGTGGATCCCTTTTATCTATCCCTGTGGGCGCAATCCATCTCAACCGCTCAGCGTCGCTTGAGGCCAGCAGCGCATCACAAACTGCCGTTAATCGTTCCGGACACTCAGGATGTCCCAGCCCTGTAAGATGCTTCAAGAACATTTCCGAATAGATAATTGGCAACATGACTGCACTCATTGTTTTCTGTGCTTTTCGAGAGTGAACCTGACTCTTAAGGACTCCTGCACCTTCAGAAGCTAGACCTATTTGAATCTTAAACAACCGTATCAGCCGCCCTATCAGAGGAAGTTACTCATGTAAAATGTCACCCATACTACCGTTGTACCCCTTAAGCTAAGATCCCTTCACCGTTTCGGAGATCGAGATGAAAAAAGTTACCGCAATTATTCGTCCTCATAAGTTAGAGGATATCAAACGTGCTCTCGTCAACGCGGGAATTGTGGGGATTACAGTCTCAGAAGTGCGCGGTTTTGGGCAACAGAAAGGACAAACCCAAAGCTACCGTGGCTCAGAATACACAATTGAATTCCTGCAAAAGCGCAGGATTGAAGTCGTCGTCAGTGATTCCCTTGTCGCCACTGCCCTTGAATGCATTACTGGTGCTGCCCAGACAGGTAATATTGGCGATGGGAAAATCTTTGTCTCCCCGGTTTCAAAAGTTGTCCGTATCCGCACCGGGGAAGCTGATCAGGACGCTCTATAGAGCTATGCTCGTAGAACCTATTTAGTCCGACCACGCCGAGTAAGGCATTCTAGCCAAGCTGGAGTTGTAGTAGCGGGCATCATGGGAGACCTCTTCTCCCAGCCATGCGGGTTTTACAATCTCTTGCGTTGAAGAGAGTAGCTCTACCTCTGCTACCACCAGGCCTTGATTCAGGCCAGAAAAATCGTCAACCTCCCACACCAGATCACCCAGCGGTATCTTGTAGCGAGTCTTTTCTACCACCAAAGGTGCACACCACTGCTGCAGC
This window contains:
- a CDS encoding NAD(P)H-quinone oxidoreductase subunit H encodes the protein MPTIETRTEPMVLNMGPHHPSMHGVLRLMVTLDGENVVDCEPVIGYLHRGMEKIAENRTNIMFVPYVSRWDYAAGMFNEAVTVNAPEKLADIKVPKRASYIRVIMLELNRIANHLLWLGPFLADVGAQTPFFYIFREREMIYDLFEAATGMRFINNNYFRMGGVAADLTYGWVSKCIDFCDYFLPKVDEYEKLITNNPIFQRRLEGIGYISREDAINWGLSGPMLRGSGVNWDLRRVDSYECYNDFDWEVQWETGGDCLARYYLRIREMRESVKIIKQALEHLPGGPYENLEANRMLEGKKSKWNEFDYKFLGKKSAPTFKIPEGELYARVETGKGELGIYLIGDENVFPWRWKIRAPDFNNLQILPELLKGMKVADIVAILGSIDVIMGSVDR
- a CDS encoding Uma2 family endonuclease codes for the protein MIAVQGLSPQLTPTEYFAWEEQQLCRHEYINGEVYAMSGGTQNHSRIALKVAALLDNHLPDGGFRAFNSDCRVNIFETNDYTYPDASVSCDQRDENTIQYITYPCLIVEVLSDSTEAYDRGKKFFRYRQNPQLQDYVLVSSQEIAVDLYRKDRDGRWEIINYRGGEVVDLQSVNLSFPIEPIYRGINFSEVAI
- a CDS encoding DUF3916 domain-containing protein, which gives rise to MRQRSFARPYEKLRGVRRRLRALDRWSNSFAEYFPEDVSSERCWHCRIAVLDRLVNPPTTSRAIQRHAAGAMLKAAESILRAKPVASSDHIVEANLSFPEMFGSDLLVFRNEQQRTNFYDRNQNGVALTMIEGRMLSDRLDFSVPALLKETGWLYREEGTWDGEPYSFEEEWWSYTEQ
- the cbiB gene encoding adenosylcobinamide-phosphate synthase CbiB, whose amino-acid sequence is MNLLRSTAAVLIFAATLDYLLGDPWGWPHPVQSMGWIIQRYTQTALRSFIRPWQLRAAGMWLGLILIGGTGFLSWWFLVWVQTWSWALGLLLEIVLLASCFAGRSLRHAAEDVLAPLADDDLLEARSHLRNYVGRDTDQLSREDILRAVLETVTENATDGVMAPLFYAILGSFIPGVGPVPLALAYKAASTLDSMVGYREAPYTHLGWFSARLEDGLTWIPCRLAVLTLGILSGKLLRVLQLCRRDASKDPSPNAGWSECAYAAVLDVRLGGANWYRGVLKKKPFLGDPLQPITSVQINLALRLMRNSFLLWLSLALILDLIV
- the pyrR gene encoding bifunctional pyr operon transcriptional regulator/uracil phosphoribosyltransferase PyrR yields the protein MSDIVEILNPDELRRTVRRLASEVVERSSSLDSLVLLGIHTRGVPLADAIATQIEQLEQIQVPVGSLDITFYRDDLNQIAVRTPARTKLPTDLSDKTVILIDDVIYSGRTIRAALNALNDYGRPPLVQLLVLIDRGHRELPIHPDFVGKVLPTARGEQVKVFLRGIDEQDGVQLVTRSAT
- a CDS encoding DUF1838 domain-containing protein; amino-acid sequence: MSQPSASSRPAGEAIPHTFDATDFVKVRGTTDGQQVFLVWQGEIYGMLPAERKRHLFSIVGMSVARCLPHAEKGWDFISRELTFYLDPTTQEILHQWHNPWTQEPVTVMHVANNPVQGHFSGQFPAKITGDQTTFQFDLFPQYPNPLAEDPALAPYSPQSIYQAAELFKLVVPTADLLGPEQSTVSHLTLAWDRIGPWLPWMNMGKHPGQMIYSATGQKVNGFTDLPKLLQEQINQRVPVYRNAPATKMQQTDMTSWSYFKQHFQNYLAGDTFPIKQVDEGKD
- the groES gene encoding co-chaperone GroES, with the translated sequence MAAISLSVSTVKPLGDRVFVKVSASEEKTVGGILLPDAAQEKPQVGEISAVGPGKRNDDGSRQALDISVGDKVLYSKYAGTDIKLGGEEYVLLSEKDILAIVN
- the groL gene encoding chaperonin GroEL (60 kDa chaperone family; promotes refolding of misfolded polypeptides especially under stressful conditions; forms two stacked rings of heptamers to form a barrel-shaped 14mer; ends can be capped by GroES; misfolded proteins enter the barrel where they are refolded when GroES binds), which gives rise to MAKRIIYNENARRALEKGMDTLAESVAVTLGPKGRNVVLEKKFGAPQIVNDGVTIAKEIELEDHIENTGVALIRQAASKTNDAAGDGTTTATVLAHAMVKEGLRNVAAGANAIALKRGIDKATAYLVEQIASHARPVEDSTAIAQVGTISAGNDPEVGQMISSAMDKVGKEGVISLEEGKSMSTELEITEGMRFDKGYISPYFSTDMERMEAVLDEPHILITDKKINLVQDLVPVLEQAARSGKPLLIIAEDIEKEALATLVVNRLRGILNVAAVKAPGFGDRRKAMLEDLAVLTGGQLITEDAGLKLDTAKLEMAGQARRVTITKDSTTIVAEGNEEAVKARCELIRRQSDETDSSYDKEKLQERLAKLAGGVAVIKVGAATETEMKDRKLRLEDAINSTKAAVEEGIVPGGGTTLAHLAPQLADWAAQNLKDEALTGATIVERALTAPLKRIAENAGQNGAVISERVREKDFNVGYDASVNEFVDMFEKGIVDPAKVTRSALQNAASIAGMVLTTECIIVDKPEEKGGAAGAAGMGGDFDY
- a CDS encoding site-2 protease family protein, which codes for MPEILSKKQKSHAHQKKRFVKPEIDFYLFEDWGHWIFFAFSLILSTILIFSPLNLWGIVLLFLLSFSSVNLLAILMHELGHAVAAVALGLKVWRVSLGDGQILFDKRIFGVQWIIRETPRTGFVEARIPDCLFLKIRIVVFAFGGCLGNILLWFLTLIGYQNLPNFLFVFLVSIFMTLDMLGANLLPSRGSVNGMIVENDGLQIIQTIFKNKSELIAEKISSQIRYASENAQYRFKQIEIDFKKSNELQEFIHITLLWDLIFEEIDFHKCLNYCQMILNETDISIDQRNEALDTFVTIVLLQEATEYLEQADHYSKESLNNLPHEWTIKGSRGAVLVERGQIQSGIELLAEVMEHEKNPYARVISASYLALAQSYQGCFQEAREWLAVGREIDPHCRLFNRAEKLLLNEENLFSEG
- a CDS encoding histone deacetylase family protein, coding for MLPIIYSEMFLKHLTGLGHPECPERLTAVCDALLASSDAERLRWIAPTGIDKRDPLPWIHKLHDRQYVQGIEQLAQHGGGHWDADTVVSAESYDVALLAVNAWLDGVDQVLELNSPAFVLARPPGHHALRSQAMGFCLFSNAAIAAHYALEQPNIERVAILDWDVHHGNGTQALVETNPQIIYCSLHQSPCYPGTGFAHEQGQHQNVLNLPMSAGSTIDDYLPQFKKQVMPFLTQFSPDLLIVSAGYDANQDDPLANINLRPQNYGILTSECLQLTHRILFGLEGGYYLEALGQSVVSTIAACLPAA
- a CDS encoding P-II family nitrogen regulator encodes the protein MKKVTAIIRPHKLEDIKRALVNAGIVGITVSEVRGFGQQKGQTQSYRGSEYTIEFLQKRRIEVVVSDSLVATALECITGAAQTGNIGDGKIFVSPVSKVVRIRTGEADQDAL
- a CDS encoding CYTH domain-containing protein; its protein translation is MALEIERKFLVTNDDWRLGCEGTVYIQGYVAATPKATVRVRVAGDLAYLTLKGKVVDLTRTEFEYPIPVADARQMLQQWCAPLVVEKTRYKIPLGDLVWEVDDFSGLNQGLVVAEVELLSSTQEIVKPAWLGEEVSHDARYYNSSLARMPYSAWSD